In the genome of Xanthobacteraceae bacterium, one region contains:
- a CDS encoding alpha/beta fold hydrolase, with product MLFLFDNFVLDSARRELRMGGAEVAVEPQVFDLLEFLIRRRDQVVSRDDLIEHVWKGRIVSESAMASRINAARNAIGDNGSDQKLIKTIARKGIRFVGDVTEKREGGAAAETSPNTQLKQQDITFCRAPDGVSLAIGRSGSGPVLLKTANWLNHLEFDWQSPIWSPLFSRLSESTTLIRYDGRGSGLADRDVEDISFDGFLRDLDAVTATVSEERFAVLGLSQGVAAAIAYAVRHPKRVSCLVLYGGYAQGRNRSGNDADREKGKALLALIRQGWGDEGSAFMRAFSSIYLPNGTPEQIRWFAEMQRAATSGELAARLRAACDDIDVTDLLSQVRVPTLVIHARHDNVVPYAQGRLLAASIPGAKFVTLETENHVPLPGDPAWEKLLGEIQAFAAAH from the coding sequence GTGCTGTTTTTATTCGATAATTTTGTACTCGATAGCGCGCGCCGCGAGTTGCGGATGGGTGGCGCTGAAGTCGCGGTCGAGCCGCAGGTGTTTGATCTGCTGGAGTTCCTGATCCGCCGCCGCGATCAGGTGGTAAGCCGGGACGACCTGATCGAGCATGTCTGGAAAGGGCGGATCGTTTCCGAGTCCGCGATGGCATCGCGCATCAATGCCGCGCGCAATGCAATCGGCGACAACGGTAGCGACCAGAAGCTGATCAAAACCATCGCGCGCAAGGGTATTCGCTTTGTCGGAGACGTAACGGAAAAGCGGGAAGGTGGTGCAGCGGCGGAGACGTCTCCGAACACACAGCTGAAACAGCAGGACATTACCTTCTGCCGCGCGCCGGATGGCGTGAGCCTCGCCATCGGCCGCTCTGGAAGCGGGCCGGTGCTGCTCAAGACCGCGAACTGGCTCAATCATCTCGAATTCGACTGGCAAAGCCCGATCTGGTCGCCGCTGTTTTCGCGTTTGTCGGAGAGCACAACCCTGATCCGGTACGATGGACGCGGCAGCGGCCTTGCGGACCGTGACGTGGAAGACATTTCGTTCGACGGTTTCTTGCGCGACCTCGACGCGGTGACGGCAACCGTCAGCGAAGAACGTTTCGCGGTGCTGGGTCTTTCACAGGGCGTCGCGGCCGCGATTGCCTATGCCGTACGGCATCCGAAGCGTGTCTCTTGCCTCGTGTTGTATGGCGGCTACGCGCAGGGACGAAACCGCAGCGGAAACGACGCCGACCGTGAGAAGGGCAAGGCGTTGCTCGCGTTGATCCGGCAAGGCTGGGGCGACGAAGGCTCGGCGTTCATGCGTGCGTTCAGTTCAATCTATTTGCCGAACGGCACGCCGGAGCAAATCCGCTGGTTTGCCGAGATGCAGCGCGCGGCCACATCCGGCGAGCTTGCAGCACGCCTGCGCGCAGCATGTGACGACATCGACGTCACCGATTTGCTTTCGCAGGTTCGCGTGCCGACTCTCGTCATCCATGCGCGGCATGACAATGTGGTGCCGTATGCGCAGGGCAGGTTGCTGGCCGCCTCGATACCCGGTGCGAAGTTTGTGACTCTGGAAACGGAAAATCATGTGCCGCTGCCGGGCGATCCGGCATGGGAAAAGCTGCTCGGCGAGATTCAGGCCTTCGCCGCAGCCCATTGA
- a CDS encoding MerR family transcriptional regulator, giving the protein MEKGPDAFRTISEVAEDLDLPQHVLRFWETRFTQIKPMKRGGGRRYYRPDDVDLLRGIRHLLYGEGYTIRGVQQILKDQGLRYVQTVGRSAETDPARLRDVNFDDADMEAEAAVESVSAGGRGGGVVSFVAPSRPREPELPRVVEVPKPQPQQFDDDGPAIPFRKFGPAPEREEPLMPLRPRAEEQRLPRDLPREMPREVPREVARSPEPQLRSAAPRVHGNEAGGIRLSSEAVQLLKATLYELGECRRMLDSSRKGGAG; this is encoded by the coding sequence GTGGAAAAAGGTCCGGACGCATTCCGTACGATCAGCGAGGTCGCAGAAGACCTCGATCTGCCGCAGCATGTGCTCCGGTTTTGGGAAACGCGTTTCACGCAGATCAAGCCCATGAAGCGCGGCGGCGGCCGCCGCTACTATCGTCCCGATGATGTCGATCTGCTGCGTGGCATCCGTCATCTTCTGTACGGCGAGGGCTACACCATTCGCGGCGTACAGCAGATACTGAAAGATCAGGGACTGCGCTATGTGCAGACCGTTGGCCGTTCCGCCGAAACCGATCCGGCGCGCTTGCGCGACGTGAACTTCGACGACGCGGATATGGAAGCGGAAGCCGCAGTCGAGAGCGTTAGCGCCGGCGGCCGTGGCGGCGGTGTCGTGAGTTTTGTCGCGCCTTCGCGTCCGCGCGAGCCGGAATTGCCGCGCGTTGTCGAAGTGCCGAAGCCGCAGCCGCAACAATTCGACGATGACGGCCCGGCTATTCCGTTCCGCAAGTTTGGTCCTGCACCGGAGCGCGAAGAACCCTTGATGCCGCTTCGCCCGCGTGCCGAGGAGCAGCGTCTGCCGCGAGACTTGCCGAGAGAAATGCCGCGGGAGGTTCCGCGCGAAGTGGCGCGTTCCCCGGAGCCGCAGCTTCGCTCCGCCGCGCCGCGCGTGCACGGCAATGAAGCAGGCGGCATTCGTCTTTCTTCGGAAGCGGTGCAATTGCTCAAGGCGACGCTCTACGAACTCGGCGAGTGCCGGCGGATGCTGGATTCCTCGCGCAAGGGCGGCGCGGGTTAG
- a CDS encoding DUF177 domain-containing protein — protein MTEAEHGWSHVIEVAALPPEGLEVELAPDAALREQLTKYAGVAAIPALAARLRAMPEEGGGVHVSGELTGSVRQTCVVSLEEFDNPISETVDVFFAEDAGETKPADGEEEDEGGGEDEPDPIIDGKIDLGALAAEFLVLAIDPYPRKPGAMFQNPAGEEEMPSESRSPFEALSGLKTGPKKPS, from the coding sequence ATGACCGAAGCGGAACACGGCTGGAGCCATGTCATCGAAGTCGCGGCACTGCCGCCTGAAGGGCTGGAAGTAGAACTCGCGCCGGACGCTGCGCTGCGGGAACAACTGACAAAGTATGCGGGCGTCGCCGCGATTCCCGCGCTCGCGGCGCGTTTGCGCGCGATGCCGGAAGAAGGCGGTGGCGTTCATGTCAGCGGCGAACTGACAGGCAGCGTCCGCCAGACTTGCGTGGTGTCGCTGGAGGAGTTCGACAACCCGATCTCTGAGACGGTCGATGTTTTCTTTGCCGAGGATGCCGGAGAAACGAAACCGGCTGACGGTGAGGAGGAAGACGAGGGCGGCGGCGAGGACGAACCGGACCCCATTATCGACGGCAAGATCGATCTTGGTGCGCTGGCGGCCGAGTTTCTGGTGCTGGCGATAGACCCGTATCCGCGCAAGCCGGGAGCAATGTTCCAAAACCCCGCGGGAGAGGAAGAAATGCCCTCCGAGTCCCGTAGCCCCTTTGAAGCCCTTTCCGGCCTGAAAACGGGTCCCAAGAAACCTTCTTAA
- a CDS encoding ketoacyl-ACP synthase III, translated as MTVFRSVVRGVGSYLPARTLTNDELAKQVDTSDEWIVQRTGIRERHVAAKDEKTSDLAIGAAKAALANAKLGAEDIDLIVLATSTPDLTFPASATTVQAALGITRGAAFDLQAVCSGFVFAMATADQYLRSGDFNRALVIGAETFSRILDWTDRTTCVLFGDGAGAVVLERTEQPGTVQDRGILISKLRSDGCHGAKLYVDGGPGSTGTVGHLRMQGKEVFRHAVGMITDVVEDAFKATGYNANDIDWFVPHQANLRIIDGSARKLGIAPEKIVVTVDKHGNTSAASIPLALSAAASDGRIKTGDLVLLEAMGGGFTWGATLLRW; from the coding sequence GTGACAGTATTCCGTTCGGTGGTGCGAGGGGTCGGTTCGTATCTCCCCGCGCGCACACTCACCAATGACGAACTCGCCAAGCAGGTCGATACCTCCGACGAATGGATTGTGCAGCGCACAGGCATTCGCGAGCGGCATGTTGCTGCCAAAGACGAGAAGACTTCAGATCTCGCCATCGGCGCGGCAAAGGCGGCGCTCGCCAACGCGAAGCTGGGAGCCGAAGACATCGACCTTATCGTGCTCGCCACCTCGACACCCGATCTGACCTTTCCCGCGAGCGCGACGACGGTGCAGGCCGCGCTCGGCATCACGCGCGGTGCGGCGTTCGATCTGCAAGCGGTGTGTTCAGGTTTCGTCTTTGCGATGGCGACGGCCGACCAGTATCTGCGTTCGGGCGACTTCAACCGCGCGCTGGTGATCGGCGCGGAAACGTTCTCACGTATTCTGGACTGGACCGACCGCACGACCTGTGTGCTGTTCGGTGACGGCGCGGGCGCGGTGGTATTGGAGCGCACCGAGCAGCCGGGGACGGTGCAGGATCGCGGCATCCTGATCTCCAAGCTGCGCTCGGACGGCTGTCACGGTGCGAAGCTGTATGTCGATGGCGGTCCCGGCTCGACGGGAACGGTCGGTCACTTGCGGATGCAGGGCAAGGAAGTATTCCGGCATGCCGTAGGCATGATTACCGACGTGGTTGAGGATGCGTTTAAGGCCACGGGCTATAATGCAAACGATATCGACTGGTTCGTTCCGCATCAGGCGAATCTGCGCATCATCGACGGCAGCGCACGGAAACTCGGAATTGCCCCCGAAAAGATCGTCGTGACGGTGGACAAGCACGGAAATACGTCGGCGGCGTCGATTCCGCTCGCGTTATCTGCTGCGGCGAGCGATGGCCGCATCAAGACCGGTGATCTTGTTCTGCTCGAAGCGATGGGCGGCGGCTTTACCTGGGGCGCCACACTGTTGCGGTGGTGA
- a CDS encoding integration host factor subunit alpha: MSGKTITRADLSEVVYQKVGLSRTESAALVELVLTELADSLARGENVKLSSFGSFIVRNKGQRVGRNPKTGEEVPIEPRRVMVFKPSNILKQRINGRNGDAKKR, from the coding sequence ATGAGCGGGAAGACGATCACGCGCGCTGACCTGAGTGAAGTGGTCTATCAGAAGGTCGGGTTGTCGCGGACAGAGTCTGCGGCGCTGGTCGAACTGGTTTTGACGGAACTGGCCGATTCGCTGGCACGCGGCGAGAACGTGAAACTCTCGTCGTTCGGCTCCTTCATCGTTCGCAACAAGGGCCAGCGCGTAGGCCGCAATCCCAAGACGGGAGAAGAAGTTCCCATCGAGCCGCGGAGGGTGATGGTTTTCAAGCCATCGAATATCCTTAAGCAGCGAATCAACGGGCGGAACGGCGACGCAAAAAAACGCTGA
- the plsX gene encoding phosphate acyltransferase PlsX: MSRPVRIAVDAMGGDHGPSVTVPGASLANYRRPDTEFLLFGNEGQIRPLVAQHERLKNAQIVHTDVAISMDAKPSQALRQGRRNSSMWLAIDAVKKGQADVAVSAGNTGALMAMSHFCLKPLPGIDRPAIAALWPTLRGESIVLDVGAAIGADAKQLVDNAIMGAAMARIVFDLDKPTVGLLNVGVEEIKGVEEVREAGKILRERDFPDFDYRGFVEGDDISKGTVDVIVTEGFSGNIALKTAEGTARQIGEYLRSAMSRTLRAKIGYLFARGAFQVLREKMDPRRMNGGLFLGLNGLVVKSHGGTDHEGFASALDLGYDVVRHNLLSRISGALEKQMPAPEAAGAPAS; this comes from the coding sequence ATGTCCAGACCGGTCCGAATAGCGGTTGACGCGATGGGCGGCGATCACGGCCCCTCCGTGACCGTGCCCGGCGCGAGCCTCGCGAACTACCGGCGGCCGGACACCGAATTTCTGCTGTTCGGCAACGAGGGGCAGATCCGTCCGCTGGTTGCGCAGCATGAGCGGCTGAAGAACGCACAGATCGTCCATACCGATGTCGCGATCAGCATGGATGCGAAGCCCAGTCAGGCACTGCGGCAGGGCCGCCGTAATTCCTCGATGTGGCTTGCCATCGACGCAGTGAAGAAGGGGCAGGCGGATGTCGCCGTGTCTGCCGGCAACACCGGCGCATTGATGGCGATGAGCCATTTCTGCCTGAAGCCGTTGCCGGGCATCGACCGTCCCGCTATCGCGGCGTTATGGCCGACGCTGCGCGGCGAAAGCATCGTGCTCGACGTCGGTGCTGCCATCGGTGCGGATGCGAAGCAACTCGTCGACAATGCGATCATGGGCGCGGCGATGGCGCGGATCGTATTCGATCTCGACAAGCCTACGGTCGGCCTGCTGAACGTGGGCGTGGAAGAGATCAAGGGCGTGGAAGAAGTGCGCGAAGCGGGAAAGATTCTGCGCGAGCGCGATTTCCCCGATTTCGACTATCGCGGTTTCGTCGAAGGCGACGACATCTCCAAAGGCACGGTCGATGTGATCGTGACCGAAGGCTTCTCCGGCAACATTGCCTTGAAGACCGCCGAGGGCACTGCGCGCCAGATTGGCGAATATCTGCGCTCCGCCATGAGCCGAACGTTACGCGCCAAAATCGGCTACCTGTTCGCGCGTGGCGCGTTTCAGGTGCTACGCGAAAAAATGGACCCGCGGCGAATGAACGGCGGGCTGTTTCTGGGGTTGAACGGGCTGGTAGTGAAGAGTCACGGCGGCACCGATCATGAGGGGTTCGCCTCCGCTCTCGATCTCGGCTACGACGTCGTCCGCCACAACTTGCTCAGCCGGATTTCCGGCGCGCTGGAAAAGCAAATGCCCGCACCGGAAGCCGCAGGAGCACCGGCATCGTGA
- the thiL gene encoding thiamine-phosphate kinase, giving the protein MIERFFRPLAKHPGALALGDDAALLAPQAGFDFVITADTTTAGVHFFPDDPADLIAKKALRVNLSDLAAKGAEPVGATLALSMSAATGEVWLEKFARGLGEDCEAFACPLLGGDTTKTPGPLSISITAIGKVPSGTMIKRAGARPGDLVVVSGTIGDAALGLLALKREGLVGGLSREQIPELVRRYRVPEPRLALAPVLREYANAAMDISDGLAGDLAKLAAQSGVGAFIETARLPLSGPAENALRNEQSITGLIDDPHMLSTILTGGDDYEVLCAIPETEFHAFAEAAGAARVPVTAIGRFESGGEVEVLGSKGQRITLDRLSYSHF; this is encoded by the coding sequence ATCATCGAGCGCTTCTTCCGGCCGCTCGCGAAACATCCCGGCGCACTCGCGCTCGGCGACGATGCGGCGTTGCTGGCACCGCAAGCCGGATTCGATTTCGTCATCACCGCCGACACCACGACCGCGGGCGTACACTTCTTTCCCGACGATCCGGCGGACCTGATCGCGAAGAAGGCGCTTCGCGTAAACCTCTCCGACCTCGCCGCGAAAGGCGCGGAGCCGGTCGGGGCAACGCTCGCGCTTTCGATGTCCGCGGCAACTGGCGAGGTGTGGCTGGAAAAGTTTGCGCGCGGTCTTGGCGAGGACTGCGAGGCGTTCGCCTGTCCGCTGCTGGGCGGCGACACCACGAAAACGCCGGGGCCGCTTTCCATTTCGATTACGGCAATCGGCAAGGTGCCGTCAGGAACGATGATAAAGCGGGCAGGCGCGCGGCCCGGCGATCTCGTTGTCGTCAGCGGTACCATCGGCGATGCGGCGCTTGGCTTGCTCGCATTGAAGCGCGAAGGCTTGGTCGGCGGACTTTCCCGCGAGCAGATACCGGAACTGGTCCGGCGCTATCGCGTGCCGGAGCCGCGATTGGCGCTCGCACCCGTGCTTCGCGAATACGCGAATGCCGCGATGGATATTTCCGACGGGCTGGCCGGCGATCTCGCAAAACTGGCGGCGCAATCGGGCGTTGGCGCTTTCATCGAGACGGCAAGGCTCCCGTTGTCGGGACCGGCCGAGAATGCATTGCGCAACGAGCAATCGATCACCGGGCTGATCGACGACCCGCACATGCTGAGCACCATCCTGACCGGCGGCGACGATTACGAGGTGCTGTGCGCCATCCCGGAAACGGAGTTCCACGCTTTCGCGGAAGCCGCGGGCGCAGCCAGGGTGCCGGTGACGGCTATCGGCAGATTCGAGTCGGGCGGGGAGGTCGAGGTTCTGGGATCGAAAGGGCAGCGTATTACCCTCGACCGGCTGTCATATTCGCATTTCTAG
- a CDS encoding ubiquinol-cytochrome C chaperone encodes MAQARLPVFYRSHGVPDTLEARFDMVVLHLYLANRRLAALGEEGKAIGQELLDFFFLDMDASLREIGVGDLSVPKKMKGFAQAYMGRAAAYESALDAKDEAALAAALARNVFGRPVSDAPGAAVMARYAVAAAAKHASSADEAVVYPEIAETLP; translated from the coding sequence GTGGCGCAGGCGCGCCTGCCGGTTTTCTATCGTTCTCACGGCGTGCCCGACACGCTGGAAGCCCGCTTCGATATGGTGGTGCTGCATCTCTATCTCGCCAACCGGCGGCTGGCGGCGCTGGGCGAGGAAGGCAAGGCGATCGGGCAGGAACTGCTCGACTTCTTCTTTCTCGATATGGATGCCTCGCTCCGCGAGATCGGCGTCGGCGACCTTTCGGTGCCGAAGAAGATGAAAGGCTTTGCGCAGGCCTATATGGGCCGTGCCGCGGCTTACGAGTCGGCGCTGGATGCGAAGGACGAAGCCGCGCTCGCGGCCGCGCTGGCGCGCAATGTTTTCGGTCGGCCCGTCAGCGATGCTCCCGGCGCGGCGGTAATGGCACGATATGCCGTTGCGGCTGCCGCGAAACATGCGTCCTCGGCCGATGAAGCCGTCGTTTACCCGGAAATTGCGGAGACCCTCCCATGA
- a CDS encoding outer membrane protein assembly factor BamE → MTVRPFITAKSRRLSPLAGLALALALGACASDSVPGFSGFTRTYQRGYVLDEKALEQVPVGSSQEQVLLVLGTPSTVATVSGEAFYYISQKTQRTAFFRPEVIDQRVLVIYFSQDRRVTRIANYGLQDGKVFDFISRTTPTGGTEITLVGQILRSATTIGQ, encoded by the coding sequence ATGACCGTTCGGCCTTTCATAACCGCGAAGTCGCGCCGTTTGTCGCCGCTTGCCGGCTTGGCGCTTGCCCTTGCGCTCGGCGCGTGCGCTTCCGACTCGGTTCCCGGTTTCAGCGGCTTCACCCGTACCTATCAACGCGGCTATGTCCTCGACGAGAAAGCGCTGGAACAGGTTCCGGTCGGCTCCTCGCAGGAACAGGTGCTGCTGGTGCTCGGCACCCCCTCCACCGTTGCGACCGTTTCCGGCGAAGCCTTCTATTACATCTCGCAGAAGACGCAGCGAACCGCGTTCTTCCGTCCCGAAGTGATCGACCAGCGCGTGCTCGTGATCTACTTCAGCCAGGACCGCCGCGTGACGCGCATCGCGAACTACGGCCTGCAGGACGGCAAGGTATTCGACTTCATCAGCCGCACCACGCCGACCGGCGGCACCGAGATCACCCTCGTCGGCCAGATCCTGCGCAGCGCCACCACCATCGGCCAGTAA
- a CDS encoding sodium-translocating pyrophosphatase codes for MNTTLWLILASGGLAILYGLWATNSVLSADAGNKRMQEIAGAVREGAQAYLRRQYSTIAIVGAVIFVLVWWLLGVWVAVGFAIGAILSGATGFIGMNISVRANVRTAQAATKSLAGGLNLAFKAGAITGLLVAGLALIGVAAYYGLLVGPLGYKLNEGRTVIDALVALGFGASLISIFARLGGGIFTKGADVGGDLVGKVEAGIPEDDPRNPATIADNVGDNVGDCAGMAADLFETYAVTVVATMVLAAIFFAGNANLANIMLYPLAICGACIVTSIIGTFFVRLGKSESIMGALYKGFIASAVLSVPAIWFVTDRLLGFSTQLTAQGQTFTGASLFWCAVAGLVVTGLIVWITEYYTGTNFRPVKSIAQASVTGHGTNIIQGLAVSMEATALPAIVIIAGILVTYALAGLFGIAIAVTAMLALAGMVVALDAFGPVTDNAGGIAEMAGLPKNTRKFTDALDAVGNTTKAITKGYAIGSAGLGALVLFAAYTSDLNYFVTNAAQYKYFAGVKVDFSLSNPYVVVGLLFGGLLPYLFGSMGMMAVGRAAGSIVEEVRRQFRTNKGIMTGKSKPDYGKAVDILTKAAIKEMIIPSLLPVLSPIVVYFAIFFIAGGGAAGKAAGFAALGAMLLGVIVTGLFVAVSMTSGGGAWDNAKKYIEDGHFGGKGSEPHKASVTGDTVGDPYKDTAGPAVNPMIKITNIVALLLLAILAH; via the coding sequence ATGAACACTACTCTATGGCTGATCCTGGCCAGTGGCGGTCTCGCCATTCTCTACGGCCTGTGGGCGACGAACTCCGTTTTGTCCGCCGACGCAGGCAACAAGCGCATGCAGGAAATCGCAGGCGCCGTTCGTGAGGGCGCGCAGGCCTATCTGCGCCGTCAGTATTCGACCATCGCCATCGTCGGCGCGGTCATCTTCGTGCTGGTATGGTGGTTGCTCGGCGTATGGGTTGCGGTTGGCTTCGCCATCGGCGCGATCCTTTCCGGCGCGACCGGCTTCATCGGTATGAACATCTCGGTGCGCGCCAACGTGCGCACCGCGCAGGCGGCGACCAAGTCACTGGCCGGCGGCCTGAACCTCGCGTTCAAGGCGGGTGCGATCACCGGCCTGCTCGTTGCAGGTCTCGCGCTGATCGGCGTTGCGGCCTATTACGGCCTGCTCGTCGGCCCGCTCGGCTACAAGCTGAACGAAGGCCGCACCGTGATCGACGCGCTGGTCGCGCTCGGCTTCGGCGCTTCGCTGATCTCGATCTTCGCGCGTCTCGGCGGCGGCATCTTCACCAAGGGTGCGGACGTCGGCGGCGACCTCGTCGGCAAGGTGGAAGCGGGCATCCCGGAGGACGATCCGCGCAACCCGGCGACGATTGCGGACAATGTCGGTGACAACGTCGGCGACTGCGCCGGCATGGCGGCCGACCTGTTCGAAACCTATGCGGTGACCGTGGTCGCCACGATGGTGCTGGCGGCGATCTTCTTCGCCGGCAACGCGAACCTCGCGAACATCATGCTCTATCCGCTCGCGATCTGCGGCGCGTGCATCGTGACCTCGATCATCGGCACGTTCTTCGTCCGTCTCGGCAAGAGCGAGTCGATCATGGGCGCGCTGTACAAAGGCTTCATCGCTTCGGCGGTGCTGTCCGTTCCGGCGATCTGGTTCGTGACCGACCGTCTGCTCGGCTTCAGCACCCAGCTGACCGCGCAGGGCCAGACCTTCACCGGCGCTTCGCTGTTCTGGTGCGCGGTTGCGGGTCTCGTCGTTACCGGCCTGATCGTCTGGATCACGGAGTACTACACCGGCACCAACTTCCGCCCGGTGAAGTCCATCGCCCAGGCGTCGGTGACCGGCCACGGCACCAACATCATCCAGGGCCTCGCGGTCTCGATGGAAGCCACCGCGCTTCCGGCGATCGTGATCATCGCAGGCATCCTCGTGACCTACGCGCTGGCGGGCCTGTTTGGCATTGCAATCGCGGTGACGGCGATGCTGGCGCTGGCCGGCATGGTGGTCGCGCTCGACGCGTTCGGTCCGGTCACGGACAACGCGGGCGGCATCGCGGAAATGGCGGGTCTGCCGAAGAACACCCGCAAGTTCACCGACGCGCTCGACGCGGTCGGCAATACCACGAAGGCCATCACCAAGGGCTACGCGATCGGCTCGGCCGGTCTCGGCGCGCTGGTGCTGTTCGCCGCCTATACGTCGGACCTCAACTACTTCGTCACGAACGCCGCGCAGTACAAATACTTCGCCGGCGTGAAGGTCGATTTCTCGCTCTCGAACCCGTACGTCGTGGTCGGCCTGCTGTTCGGCGGTCTGCTGCCGTACCTGTTCGGCTCGATGGGCATGATGGCGGTCGGCCGCGCGGCCGGTTCCATCGTCGAGGAAGTCCGCCGTCAGTTCCGCACCAACAAGGGCATCATGACCGGCAAGTCGAAGCCGGACTACGGCAAGGCGGTCGACATCCTGACCAAAGCCGCGATCAAGGAAATGATCATTCCGTCGCTGCTGCCGGTGCTTTCGCCGATCGTCGTCTACTTCGCGATCTTCTTCATCGCGGGCGGCGGTGCGGCGGGTAAGGCCGCGGGCTTCGCTGCGCTCGGCGCGATGTTGCTCGGCGTGATCGTCACCGGCCTGTTCGTCGCGGTCTCGATGACCTCGGGCGGCGGCGCGTGGGACAACGCCAAAAAGTACATCGAAGACGGTCACTTCGGCGGCAAAGGTTCCGAGCCGCACAAGGCGTCCGTGACCGGCGACACGGTCGGCGATCCGTACAAGGATACGGCCGGCCCGGCGGTCAACCCGATGATCAAGATCACGAACATCGTGGCACTACTGCTGCTCGCGATTCTCGCGCACTAA